The following coding sequences are from one Haemophilus haemolyticus window:
- the sstT gene encoding serine/threonine transporter SstT translates to MNTSRLFRLLFQGNLVKRIATGLVLGIIIALVGPALEGALGFNIAEKVGVLGTIFVKALRAVAPILIFFLVMAALANRKIGTKSNMKEIIVLYLLGTFLAAFVAVIAGFVFPTEVVLATKEDASSAPQAVGQVLFTLILNVVDNPLNAIFKANFIGVLAWSIGLGLALRHASDATKNVLSDFAEGVSKIVHVIISFAPFGVFGLVAETLSDKGLVALGGYVQLLAVLIGTMLFTAFVVNPILVYWKIRRNPYPLVWTCVRESGVTAFFTRSSAANIPVNIELAKRLNLDEETYSVSIPLGANINMAGAAITITILTLAAVHTLGVEVSFVSAILLSIVASLCACGASGVAGGSLLLIPLACSLFGISDDVAAQMIGVGFIIGILQDSTETALNSSTDVLFTAAVCMEEERKNAA, encoded by the coding sequence ATGAACACATCTCGTTTATTTCGTCTGTTATTCCAGGGCAATTTAGTAAAAAGAATTGCAACTGGTTTAGTTCTAGGGATCATTATTGCGCTTGTTGGACCTGCACTTGAAGGTGCTTTAGGTTTTAATATTGCGGAAAAAGTGGGCGTTTTAGGTACCATCTTTGTTAAAGCATTGCGTGCTGTTGCGCCAATTTTGATTTTCTTTCTTGTTATGGCTGCGCTTGCAAATCGTAAGATTGGCACCAAAAGCAATATGAAAGAAATCATTGTGCTTTACCTTTTAGGTACATTCTTAGCTGCATTTGTTGCTGTTATTGCTGGTTTCGTATTCCCAACGGAAGTGGTTCTTGCAACCAAAGAAGATGCAAGTTCAGCGCCGCAAGCTGTTGGCCAAGTTTTATTTACCCTTATCTTAAACGTGGTAGATAATCCATTAAATGCGATTTTCAAAGCGAACTTTATTGGTGTATTAGCTTGGTCTATTGGTTTAGGTTTGGCGTTACGTCATGCATCTGATGCAACTAAAAATGTGTTATCAGATTTTGCAGAAGGCGTATCAAAAATTGTTCACGTCATTATTTCTTTTGCGCCATTTGGTGTATTTGGTTTAGTGGCTGAAACCTTATCTGATAAAGGCCTAGTTGCATTAGGCGGTTATGTGCAATTACTTGCTGTATTAATTGGTACGATGTTATTTACTGCTTTTGTTGTAAATCCTATTTTGGTTTACTGGAAAATTCGTCGCAATCCTTATCCATTAGTGTGGACTTGTGTACGCGAAAGTGGTGTAACTGCATTCTTCACACGTAGTTCCGCAGCGAATATCCCCGTGAATATTGAATTAGCAAAACGCTTAAATCTTGATGAAGAAACTTATTCTGTTTCTATTCCATTGGGTGCGAACATCAATATGGCGGGTGCTGCAATCACGATCACAATTTTAACGTTAGCGGCAGTACATACATTAGGTGTGGAAGTCTCTTTTGTTAGTGCGATTTTATTAAGTATCGTGGCTTCTCTTTGTGCTTGCGGTGCATCTGGTGTGGCTGGTGGTTCATTATTATTAATCCCATTAGCATGTAGCTTATTTGGTATTTCAGATGATGTAGCAGCACAAATGATCGGTGTTGGTTTCATAATCGGTATTTTACAAGACTCAACTGAAACGGCATTAAACTCATCAACTGACGTATTATTTACTGCGGCAGTATGTATGGAAGAAGAACGTAAAAACGCAGCATAA
- a CDS encoding TorD/DmsD family molecular chaperone, which produces MSEKQINNFSLISRLFGNLFYRSPTDEVLAGAFAWLQQKGLSQVWALDTDKESELALNSLQAKIDLDLLNQEYQKLFGANGKVMTAISAYGIDVEEFVNFRLVRNMPEVESADHFALLLLTASWLEDNSDSLVAQQEFFETFLLPCAAKFLTQVENQATLPFYRALALLTREILAAMADELEEE; this is translated from the coding sequence ATGTCTGAAAAACAAATTAATAATTTTTCATTAATTAGTCGATTATTCGGCAATCTTTTTTATCGTTCTCCTACCGATGAAGTGCTAGCAGGCGCGTTTGCTTGGTTACAACAAAAAGGTTTGAGTCAAGTTTGGGCGTTAGATACTGATAAAGAAAGTGAATTAGCGCTGAATAGCTTACAAGCTAAAATTGATCTCGATTTATTGAACCAAGAGTATCAAAAATTATTTGGTGCCAATGGTAAAGTTATGACTGCTATTTCAGCTTATGGCATTGATGTTGAAGAATTTGTGAATTTTCGTCTTGTACGCAATATGCCAGAGGTGGAAAGTGCGGATCATTTTGCCTTATTATTACTTACAGCCTCTTGGCTTGAAGATAATTCGGATTCTTTAGTGGCTCAACAAGAATTCTTTGAAACCTTTTTATTGCCTTGTGCAGCGAAGTTTTTAACTCAAGTAGAAAATCAAGCAACTTTGCCTTTTTATCGTGCATTGGCTCTTCTTACACGAGAAATATTGGCGGCAATGGCGGATGAATTGGAAGAAGAGTAG
- a CDS encoding NAD(P)H-dependent oxidoreductase: MNHLIIFAHPNSVRSFGRAIANRIEQVSQENGVNVFFRDLYEMNFNPILSHEELQNANKGIIPADIQQEHDFILQADFITLVYPLWWMGFPAILKGYLDRVLSHGFAYKTENGESVGLLKNKQMQQFITIGSNLDKYKEFGVDKSLNHCLINGLFNYCGIENVEFELFGDIHLIDDEARKAMIELAAQKTQAKLTALLKEKA; encoded by the coding sequence ATGAACCACTTAATTATTTTTGCTCACCCTAATTCTGTGCGTAGTTTTGGGCGAGCGATTGCCAATCGCATTGAGCAAGTTAGTCAAGAAAATGGTGTAAATGTATTTTTTCGTGATCTTTATGAAATGAATTTCAATCCAATTTTATCTCATGAAGAATTGCAGAATGCTAACAAAGGTATTATTCCAGCAGATATTCAGCAAGAGCATGATTTTATTCTTCAAGCGGATTTTATTACGTTGGTTTATCCTCTTTGGTGGATGGGATTTCCAGCAATTTTGAAAGGCTATTTAGATCGCGTATTAAGCCATGGCTTTGCTTACAAAACGGAAAACGGCGAATCAGTGGGATTGCTAAAAAATAAGCAAATGCAACAATTTATTACGATTGGCAGTAATCTCGATAAATATAAAGAATTTGGTGTAGATAAGTCCCTCAATCATTGTTTGATTAATGGACTGTTTAATTACTGTGGCATTGAAAATGTTGAGTTTGAATTATTCGGTGATATTCATTTAATTGATGATGAGGCGCGTAAAGCAATGATTGAACTTGCCGCTCAAAAAACTCAAGCAAAATTGACCGCACTTTTAAAGGAAAAAGCGTAA
- a CDS encoding NAD(P)H nitroreductase — MDALTLLTTRKSNKKLTAPAPNTEQLELILQAAMHAPDHGKLHPYHFVVMENDGLNKLETLLKAAVVEFDLGEEKLKKAENLAHRAPMVIGVVAKIDPTIAKVPGWEQMLSAGCATYGLQLAAQAQGFDNVWISGKWVNGTALREAFGCREQDRVIALVMIGTGIEKAERECRVIDTKDFVTYL; from the coding sequence ATGGACGCGTTAACTCTTTTAACAACAAGAAAATCAAACAAAAAATTGACCGCACCTGCGCCTAATACAGAACAACTTGAACTTATTCTCCAAGCAGCAATGCACGCACCAGATCATGGGAAATTACATCCTTATCATTTTGTTGTAATGGAAAATGATGGATTAAATAAATTGGAAACGTTACTCAAAGCAGCCGTTGTGGAATTTGATTTGGGTGAAGAAAAATTAAAGAAAGCTGAAAATTTAGCACATCGCGCACCTATGGTCATTGGTGTCGTAGCAAAGATCGATCCAACTATCGCTAAAGTACCTGGATGGGAACAAATGTTGAGTGCAGGTTGTGCAACTTATGGATTACAACTGGCTGCACAAGCACAAGGGTTTGATAATGTGTGGATTTCAGGGAAATGGGTTAATGGCACTGCATTACGAGAAGCTTTCGGATGTCGTGAACAAGATCGTGTGATTGCGTTAGTCATGATTGGCACAGGTATAGAAAAAGCCGAACGTGAATGCCGTGTTATCGATACAAAAGATTTTGTAACCTATCTATAA